In Juglans regia cultivar Chandler chromosome 13, Walnut 2.0, whole genome shotgun sequence, the following proteins share a genomic window:
- the LOC109003184 gene encoding uncharacterized protein LOC109003184 produces MGPIVLTQLVTGLSVLAGAALVKSIMDQNPMAGPFPWCLSCNGIGRVSCLCSRWSDGDVGYRTCAGSGIMVCRSCGGTGTGRPLPAQLIVRPPNPPS; encoded by the coding sequence ATGGGTCCAATCGTGTTGACTCAACTGGTGACTGGTCTGAGCGTGTTGGCCGGGGCGGCCCTGGTCAAGTCGATCATGGACCAGAATCCCATGGCTGGCCCGTTCCCATGGTGCCTCAGTTGCAACGGAATCGGCAGGGTCTCGTGCCTCTGCTCCCGTTGGTCCGATGGCGATGTTGGCTACCGGACATGTGCCGGATCGGGTATCATGGTGTGTAGAAGCTGTGGAGGGACTGGTACGGGCAGGCCCTTACCGGCCCAACTAATCGTAAGGCCACCTAACCCGCCCTCTTAA
- the LOC109003185 gene encoding alpha-ketoglutarate-dependent dioxygenase alkB gives MYGSARVSDDSDRTAFRKAEKKYKLYYDDTSKSSKKKKQPKRVDLSEVLDFKSILKSQVENGDLLPGIIPLQSDLHRPVFCLESRPGFFFIPEALSVEEQCQWIRESLNNFPQPPNRTNHNAFYGHIHDLFIAANENKVLVEEAGVPTSLESNSGPSVSNDDVHRWKFYGEHSVSSGGNPCKSVSAAVLLRKLRWSTLGLQFDWSKRNYDVSLPHNKIPVALCQLAKRMAEPAMLEGEQFQPEAAIVNYFGIGDSLGGHLDDMEADWSKPIVSMSLGCKAIFLLGGKSREDPPLAMFLRSGDIVLMAGEARECFHGVPRIFTDKEHAEITPIELQFSHEDDHCYLEYIRTSRININIRQVF, from the exons ATGTACGGATCGGCGAGAGTCTCCGACGACTCTGACCGAACCGCATTCAGAAAAGCCGAGAAGAAGTACAAGCTTTACTACGACGATACTTCCAAATCCTCCAAAAA gaaaaaacaaccaaaacgCGTGGATTTATCCGAGGTCCTCGATTTTAAGTCCATCCTAAAATCTCAAGTTGAGAATGGAGATCTTCTACCAGGAATAATCCCTCTTCAAAGTGATCTCCATCGTCCCGTGTTCTGCTTGGAAAGCCGTCCTG GGTTTTTCTTCATTCCTGAAGCATTAAGTGTAGAAGAACAATGTCAATGGATAAGGGAGAGCTTAAACAACTTCCCCCAGCCTCCGAATAGAACAAATCACAATGCATTTTATGGGCACATACATGACTTATTTATTGCTGCAAATGAAAACAAAGTATTAGTTGAAGAAGCAGGTGTTCCCACTAGTTTAGAGTCCAATAGTGGTCCTTCCGTCAGCAATGATGACGTTCATAGATGGAAATTTTATGGAGAACATTCAGTGTCTTCAGGAGGAAATCCATGCAAATCAGTTTCAGCCGCTGTTCTTTTGCGGAAGTTGCGTTGGAGCACGCTTGGCTTGCAATTTGACTGGTCCAAA CGAAACTATGATGTGTCTCTACCACACAACAAGATCCCTGTTGCACTCTGTCAATTAGCTAAAAGAATGGCAGAACCTGCAATGCTCGAGGGGGAACAATTCCAGCCAGAAGCTGCAATAGTGAACTACTTTGGGATAG GTGATTCACTTGGGGGCCACCTTGATGACATGGAAGCCGATTGGAGCAAACCTATAGTAAGCATGAg TTTGGGCTGCAAAGCTATTTTCCTTCTAGGAGGAAAGTCTAGAGAGGATCCTCCTTTAGCAATGTTCCTTCGGAGTGGTGATATTGTTCTTATGGCTGGAGAGGCAAGGGAATGCTTTCATG GTGTGCCCCGGATATTCACAGACAAGGAACATGCTGAAATCACCCCCATTGAGTTGCAGTTTTCACATGAAGACGATCATTGTTACTTAGAATATATCAGAACTTCAAGAATCAATATAAATATCAGACAagtcttttaa
- the LOC109003187 gene encoding uncharacterized protein LOC109003187: protein MACGTALRFVFLAEPWRPVLLDRTFACASLRIRGSSTPRWSGKFRTLRARDSHTAKLITQLNCSHNETPSASSQDDQGPPQEAVLKAISEVSKAEGRVGQTTNVVIGGTVADDSTKEWLALDQKVNSYPTVRGFTAIGTGGDDFVQAMVVAVESVIQQPIPEGRVRQKVSSRGKYVSVNIGPIQVVSSEQVQAVYNAMRRDERMKYFL from the exons ATGGCGTGCGGGACTGCGTTACGTTTCGTCTTTTTAGCAGAGCCGTGGCGACCCGTTCTTCTCGATCGAACCTTCGCTTGCGCTTCGCTGAGGATCCGTGGATCTTCTACGCCCAGGTGGAGCGGGAAGTTCCGGACCCTCAGAGCCCGAGATTCTCACACGGCGAAActaataactcaactcaattgcTCTCACAACGAAACCCCATCGGCGTCGTCTCAGGACGACCAAGGTCCGCCTCAAGAAGCTGTTCTCAAAGCTATTTCAG AGGTCTCTAAGGCGGAAGGAAGAGTTGGACAAACCACAAATGTGGTGATTGGTGGCACCGTAGCAGACGATTCAACCAAGGAATGGCTCGCTTTGGATCAGAAG GTGAACTCATACCCAACAGTAAGAGGCTTTACAGCGATTGGAACTGGTGGTGATGATTTTGTGCAAGCTATGGTTGTTGCCGTTGAATCTGTAATCCAACAACCAATCCCCGAG GGTCGTGTCAGGCAGAAAGTGTCATCAAGAGGCAAATATGTATCTGTGAACATTGGACCCATTCAAGTCGTTTCTAGTGAGCAG GTCCAAGCTGTATACAACGCCATGAGGAGAGATGAACGGATGAAGTACTTTTTGTAG